From a region of the Actinomycetes bacterium genome:
- a CDS encoding arginase family protein, with protein sequence MTSRTRVAVRLLATPYDSGRRDERMGAGPLALLDAGASRRLASVGHPVSTYVLEAGSGWTAELRTAFELQRSVAQHVADARRHGEVPLLPAGNCNTTLGVLAALGDAARVGLIWFDAHGDFNDPERDSTGFLDGQGLAMVVGRCWRSLTGAVPGFRPVPEDRVLLVGARDLDPAEGPALAASGITVMPPDVVRDQGETERVLRTMRHRWDVVHVHVDLDVYDPVLVGPANGYPAPGGLTEQEVAGFVEQIASRWPVVSATMASYDPDHDPSRRVAAAAQDLLVLLADHADPSAP encoded by the coding sequence ATGACCAGCAGGACGCGGGTGGCGGTTCGGCTCCTCGCGACGCCGTACGACTCGGGACGGCGCGACGAACGGATGGGTGCCGGACCGCTGGCACTGCTCGACGCCGGTGCCTCCCGGCGGCTGGCGTCAGTGGGGCACCCGGTGTCCACCTATGTCCTCGAGGCCGGATCCGGGTGGACCGCAGAGCTCCGCACAGCGTTCGAGCTGCAGCGGTCCGTCGCGCAGCATGTCGCCGACGCACGCCGGCACGGCGAAGTCCCGCTTCTTCCCGCGGGCAACTGCAACACGACGCTCGGTGTGCTGGCGGCTCTCGGCGACGCGGCGCGCGTCGGCCTGATCTGGTTCGACGCACACGGTGACTTCAACGACCCCGAGCGGGACAGCACAGGGTTCTTGGACGGGCAGGGACTGGCCATGGTCGTGGGCCGGTGCTGGCGCAGCCTCACCGGGGCCGTACCCGGCTTCCGTCCGGTTCCGGAGGACCGGGTCCTGCTCGTCGGAGCCCGCGACCTCGACCCGGCCGAGGGGCCGGCGCTGGCAGCGTCCGGCATCACTGTGATGCCACCCGACGTCGTCCGGGATCAGGGCGAGACAGAGCGGGTCCTGCGGACCATGCGGCACCGATGGGACGTGGTGCACGTCCACGTCGACCTCGATGTCTACGATCCCGTGCTGGTGGGGCCGGCGAACGGTTACCCGGCGCCCGGAGGGCTGACCGAGCAGGAGGTCGCCGGGTTCGTCGAGCAGATCGCGTCTCGGTGGCCCGTCGTCTCGGCCACGATGGCTTCGTACGACCCGGATCATGACCCGTCGCGCCGCGTCGCGGCGGCCGCCCAGGACCTCTTGGTGCTGCTCGCAGATCACGCCGACCCATCGGCGCCATAG
- a CDS encoding lytic transglycosylase domain-containing protein, giving the protein MGEPQQQLPRWRIVAPPPAKELLGYYREAQRRTGVSWTYLAAIHLVETRMGRIRGVSTAGARGPMQFLPSTWDLYGNDGDITDPRDAILAAARLLKANGAPGDMADALWHYNPSGDYVRAVREYARAMQLSTSAYRAFWHWRVFYRHASGTYVLPVGYPKTRPVPLPGS; this is encoded by the coding sequence TTGGGTGAGCCCCAGCAGCAGCTGCCTCGTTGGCGCATCGTCGCACCGCCTCCGGCGAAGGAGCTGCTCGGCTACTACCGGGAGGCGCAGCGACGTACCGGTGTGTCGTGGACCTACCTGGCGGCCATCCATCTGGTCGAGACGCGCATGGGCCGCATCCGGGGCGTGAGCACGGCCGGAGCGCGCGGCCCCATGCAGTTCCTCCCGTCGACCTGGGACCTGTACGGAAACGACGGGGACATCACCGATCCGCGGGACGCTATCCTGGCCGCCGCCCGCCTCCTCAAGGCCAATGGCGCCCCCGGCGACATGGCCGACGCGCTGTGGCACTACAACCCGTCAGGCGACTACGTCCGTGCGGTGCGCGAGTACGCCCGCGCGATGCAGCTATCGACGTCTGCCTATCGCGCTTTCTGGCACTGGCGGGTCTTCTACCGCCACGCAAGCGGTACCTACGTGCTGCCCGTCGGCTACCCGAAGACACGGCCCGTACCGCTCCCCGGGAGCTAG
- a CDS encoding M15 family metallopeptidase yields the protein MLPGAGFKAILADPAPRQVVARSTWQPGCPVDKDDLAWIRMTYWGFDNARHSGEMLVNRSVAEELVEVFRKLYRAKFPIESMGIAEPQDLDAPPTGDGNVTGSFACRPIRGGTEYSQHAFGLAVDLNPFQNPYQQGDLVLPELASAYLDRDWLRPGMITPGGPATRAFGSIGWQWGGNWSHLKDYQHFSLNDR from the coding sequence ATGCTCCCGGGCGCCGGCTTCAAGGCGATCCTGGCTGATCCAGCGCCGAGGCAGGTCGTCGCCCGCTCCACGTGGCAGCCCGGTTGCCCCGTCGACAAGGACGACCTGGCTTGGATCCGGATGACCTACTGGGGCTTCGACAACGCCCGGCACTCAGGCGAGATGCTGGTGAACAGATCAGTGGCCGAAGAGCTCGTCGAGGTGTTCCGGAAGCTCTATCGGGCGAAGTTTCCGATCGAGTCGATGGGCATCGCGGAGCCCCAGGACCTCGACGCCCCACCGACGGGCGACGGGAACGTGACCGGGTCGTTCGCCTGCCGCCCGATCCGGGGCGGGACGGAGTACTCACAGCACGCCTTCGGCCTCGCAGTGGATCTCAACCCGTTCCAGAACCCCTACCAACAGGGCGACCTGGTCCTGCCCGAGCTGGCGTCGGCGTACCTCGACCGCGACTGGCTCCGCCCCGGGATGATCACGCCTGGCGGTCCGGCGACGCGGGCGTTCGGGTCTATCGGCTGGCAATGGGGCGGCAACTGGTCACACTTGAAGGACTACCAGCACTTCAGCTTGAACGACCGTTGA
- a CDS encoding AraC family transcriptional regulator, whose protein sequence is MTYASVYRVDVMSALVDGPRAQRAFALRAVFDGRWSITVEDRAPLTVVVMARGRATFTGPQQVTEVASGDVVLIRGPEPYTFADSARTPKDIRILPGQVCIDPHGRILAEDMELGVRTWGNTRSEDATVMLIGTYQHETSVGSLLLSELPAELVIRDLDPTLIGVTAQEIVKDEPGQAAVIDRLLDLLVVRCLRTVLPRSSAASGDVLVARALRAIEEYPEHPWTVESLATHVGLSRAALARRFVVQMGEAPLTYLTRWRLALAADLLVSTGHTLAAIAAKVGYANPFALSAAFKRVHGESPRDYRRRHAV, encoded by the coding sequence ATGACATATGCAAGCGTCTACCGCGTGGATGTGATGAGCGCCCTTGTGGACGGGCCGCGTGCGCAGCGGGCGTTCGCCCTCAGGGCCGTCTTCGACGGCCGGTGGTCGATCACGGTCGAGGACCGTGCCCCGCTGACAGTCGTGGTGATGGCGCGGGGTCGGGCGACGTTCACCGGACCTCAGCAGGTGACCGAAGTCGCCTCGGGAGACGTGGTGCTGATCCGGGGCCCGGAGCCTTACACGTTTGCGGACTCGGCTCGGACACCAAAGGACATCCGCATCCTGCCCGGCCAGGTCTGCATCGACCCTCACGGTCGGATCCTCGCTGAAGACATGGAGCTCGGCGTCCGGACCTGGGGCAACACTCGCTCCGAAGATGCGACGGTCATGCTGATCGGCACCTACCAGCACGAGACCTCGGTCGGCTCCCTCCTGTTGTCGGAACTGCCGGCTGAGCTGGTGATCCGGGACCTCGACCCGACACTGATCGGCGTGACCGCGCAGGAGATCGTCAAGGATGAGCCCGGGCAGGCCGCCGTCATCGATCGGCTGCTCGACCTGCTGGTCGTGCGTTGCCTGCGAACGGTGCTCCCGAGATCCTCGGCAGCCTCGGGAGACGTCCTGGTTGCACGCGCGCTGCGCGCCATCGAGGAGTACCCCGAGCACCCGTGGACCGTCGAGTCGTTGGCGACCCATGTCGGGTTGTCGCGGGCTGCTCTCGCGCGACGCTTCGTGGTGCAGATGGGCGAAGCACCGCTCACGTACCTGACCCGATGGCGACTGGCCCTTGCCGCCGATCTGCTCGTGAGCACCGGCCACACCCTCGCAGCGATCGCTGCAAAGGTCGGGTACGCAAACCCATTCGCCCTCAGCGCCGCCTTCAAGCGGGTTCACGGAGAATCGCCCCGAGACTACCGACGCCGCCACGCCGTCTGA
- a CDS encoding NAD-dependent epimerase/dehydratase family protein, giving the protein MTILITGGTGKTGSRVAHRLTELGQPVRAVSRNSQPRFDWLDDSTWEGALTGCTSAYVTFQPDMGLPGADAIVGEFSGRAVALGCTRLVLLSGRGEASTRQAEAAFIAAGAEWTILRSAFFFQNFTEAFWAEEIAGGSLTMVENSVGEPFVDADDLADVAVATLLDPAHNGHIYELTGPRLITFRDLAHEISTASGRTVAYRQLPVQDYVAALVSMGLPAEDATGLAYVFDEVLDGRNAQLESGIEDVLGRQARDFTDFLGNTLAQSAHHG; this is encoded by the coding sequence ATGACGATCCTGATCACCGGCGGCACCGGCAAGACCGGTAGCCGCGTCGCCCATCGCCTGACCGAACTCGGCCAGCCCGTCCGCGCCGTCAGCCGCAACAGCCAGCCACGGTTCGACTGGCTCGACGACTCCACCTGGGAGGGCGCCCTGACGGGCTGCACCTCCGCCTACGTCACGTTCCAGCCGGACATGGGCCTACCGGGCGCCGACGCCATTGTCGGTGAGTTCTCGGGGCGCGCCGTCGCCCTCGGGTGCACGCGCCTGGTGCTCCTGTCCGGCCGCGGTGAGGCCAGTACACGACAGGCGGAGGCTGCGTTCATCGCGGCCGGCGCCGAGTGGACGATCCTGCGTTCGGCGTTCTTCTTCCAGAACTTCACCGAGGCCTTCTGGGCCGAGGAGATCGCCGGCGGCTCTCTGACGATGGTCGAGAACAGCGTCGGCGAGCCCTTCGTCGACGCCGACGATCTCGCCGACGTCGCCGTCGCCACGCTCCTCGACCCGGCGCACAACGGCCACATCTACGAGCTCACCGGGCCGCGCCTGATCACCTTCCGGGACCTCGCCCACGAGATCAGCACGGCCTCCGGACGCACCGTCGCCTACCGGCAGCTCCCGGTGCAGGACTACGTCGCGGCACTCGTCTCGATGGGACTGCCCGCGGAGGACGCCACAGGACTGGCGTACGTGTTCGACGAGGTGCTCGACGGCCGCAACGCACAGCTCGAGTCCGGCATCGAAGATGTCCTCGGACGCCAGGCCCGGGACTTCACGGACTTCCTCGGGAACACGCTCGCGCAGTCGGCGCACCATGGATGA
- a CDS encoding anthrone oxygenase family protein, which yields MDDLRLTGGQALNGLLAGTYLALGVAVMPALHGLPDDTFVRVMNRINVVIVNPLFLTLFLGAPVLAVILAIVRSDPLTIAAAVAAVSVVVTTIAVNVPLNDALTKGGTREAYEGPWVLWHYFRTGVAAVAFSLLCIATS from the coding sequence ATGGATGACCTCCGCCTGACCGGCGGGCAGGCCCTCAACGGCCTGCTCGCCGGCACCTATCTGGCGTTAGGTGTCGCCGTGATGCCGGCACTGCACGGTCTCCCGGACGACACCTTCGTGCGAGTGATGAACCGCATCAACGTCGTGATCGTCAACCCGCTGTTCCTGACCCTGTTCCTGGGTGCGCCCGTCCTTGCCGTGATCCTGGCCATTGTGCGAAGCGATCCGCTCACGATCGCCGCGGCCGTGGCAGCCGTGTCAGTGGTCGTCACGACCATCGCCGTCAACGTGCCACTCAACGACGCCCTCACCAAGGGCGGTACCCGCGAGGCGTACGAGGGGCCGTGGGTCCTGTGGCACTACTTCCGTACGGGTGTCGCCGCAGTCGCGTTCTCCCTGCTGTGCATCGCGACAAGTTGA
- a CDS encoding DNA alkylation repair protein: MREVFTLAKTSIDMPLGDVRRLLASNEHLHRVGAVSIMDFRARRRRVTDEERAALYELYVGEHDLINTWDLVDRAAPHVVGGYLNDRDRTPLYELARSSDPWRRRTSVVATWYFIRGGDLDDTFALAGLLAHDPEEVVQAAVGGFVREAGKHDPQRLRSYLDRHVPGLPRTILRHAIRHLPDGERQHYRQLADLA, encoded by the coding sequence ATGCGCGAGGTGTTCACCCTGGCCAAGACGTCCATCGACATGCCACTGGGCGACGTCCGACGGCTACTCGCCTCGAATGAACACCTGCATCGTGTCGGCGCCGTGAGCATCATGGACTTCCGTGCCCGGCGCCGCCGAGTCACGGACGAGGAACGAGCGGCGCTCTATGAGCTGTACGTCGGCGAGCACGACCTGATCAACACGTGGGACCTGGTGGACCGCGCAGCGCCTCACGTGGTGGGCGGCTACCTGAACGACCGCGACCGGACACCCCTGTACGAGCTGGCACGCTCGTCAGACCCATGGCGACGGAGGACGTCCGTCGTCGCCACCTGGTACTTCATCCGCGGCGGCGATCTGGACGACACCTTTGCACTCGCCGGCCTCCTCGCCCACGACCCCGAAGAGGTCGTGCAAGCGGCTGTTGGCGGTTTCGTCCGTGAGGCCGGAAAGCACGACCCCCAGCGGCTGCGCTCCTACCTCGACCGACACGTGCCGGGTCTCCCGAGGACCATCCTGCGACATGCCATCCGGCACCTGCCTGACGGCGAACGCCAGCACTACCGACAACTCGCCGACCTGGCCTGA
- a CDS encoding DUF222 domain-containing protein, protein MFESGDDVSVTYAEDIEKLAGSLRSAAVVDSAAGHGAPSLPAEIVDRVAGLEALKAAAAAAQARLTDALDELVRAERAAHGLRAAEQGRGVASQVALARKESPARGGQHLGLAKALVHEMPHTLAALEQGRLSEWRATLLVRETACLSREDRRLADAELCRDPRVLDGLGDRAVAAAAAKVAYRLDPHSVTARASRAAQDRGVSLRPAPDVMSRLSGLFPVTDGVATYAALSKAADEARAAGDPRSRQQVMADTLVERVTGRSYAEGVDIVVGLVMTDRTAFGGDQEPVLVQDYGPVPAPWARELLAGSAAEADEPKVAHAAQVLLRRLWTDPETDELVALESKAHAFPPALRGFLVHRDRVCRTRWCDAPVRHADHVVRASQGGPTSADNGQGLCEACNYTKESAGWSAGPAPGSRLGQHRVITTTPTGHSYVSRPPPLPAARPPLGKAMQPPDWARPSRIETEFAARIGHAA, encoded by the coding sequence ATGTTCGAGTCCGGTGATGACGTGTCGGTGACGTACGCCGAGGACATCGAGAAGCTCGCGGGCAGCTTGCGGTCAGCGGCCGTTGTCGACTCGGCCGCCGGCCACGGTGCGCCGTCGTTGCCGGCGGAGATCGTCGACCGGGTCGCTGGGCTCGAGGCGCTCAAGGCTGCGGCGGCTGCCGCGCAGGCGCGCTTGACCGACGCCCTCGACGAGTTGGTGCGCGCCGAGCGCGCGGCGCACGGCCTGCGGGCGGCCGAGCAAGGTCGGGGCGTCGCCTCCCAGGTCGCCCTTGCTCGCAAGGAGAGCCCCGCGAGAGGCGGGCAACACCTGGGTCTCGCCAAGGCCCTGGTGCACGAGATGCCGCACACCCTGGCCGCCCTCGAGCAGGGTCGGCTCTCGGAGTGGCGCGCGACGCTCCTGGTCCGCGAGACCGCCTGTCTCAGCCGCGAGGACCGGCGACTCGCCGACGCGGAGCTCTGCCGCGACCCGCGGGTGCTCGACGGGCTGGGCGACCGCGCGGTGGCGGCCGCCGCCGCGAAGGTCGCCTACCGGCTGGACCCCCACTCGGTGACCGCCCGCGCGTCTCGCGCGGCGCAGGACCGAGGGGTCTCGTTGCGGCCGGCGCCGGACGTGATGTCACGCCTCTCCGGTCTCTTCCCGGTGACCGACGGCGTCGCCACCTACGCAGCACTGAGCAAGGCCGCCGACGAGGCTCGCGCTGCCGGTGACCCGCGGAGCCGTCAGCAGGTCATGGCCGACACGCTGGTCGAGCGGGTCACCGGGCGCTCCTACGCCGAAGGCGTCGACATCGTGGTCGGGCTCGTCATGACCGACCGCACGGCGTTCGGCGGTGACCAGGAGCCGGTCCTCGTGCAGGACTACGGCCCGGTGCCCGCGCCGTGGGCGCGCGAGCTGCTGGCGGGTTCTGCGGCGGAGGCCGACGAGCCGAAGGTGGCACACGCGGCGCAGGTCCTGCTGCGTCGGCTCTGGACGGACCCGGAGACCGACGAGCTGGTCGCCCTGGAGTCGAAGGCGCACGCCTTCCCGCCTGCTCTTCGCGGGTTCCTCGTCCACCGCGACCGGGTGTGCCGTACACGCTGGTGCGACGCGCCCGTCCGGCACGCCGACCACGTGGTGCGGGCTAGTCAGGGCGGGCCGACGAGCGCTGACAACGGGCAGGGCCTCTGCGAGGCCTGCAACTACACGAAGGAATCCGCCGGGTGGTCGGCAGGGCCGGCACCCGGAAGTCGCCTCGGCCAGCACCGGGTGATCACAACGACGCCCACCGGCCACTCCTACGTGTCGCGCCCGCCGCCGCTTCCCGCCGCTCGACCGCCGTTGGGCAAGGCGATGCAGCCGCCTGACTGGGCGCGGCCCAGCCGGATCGAGACAGAGTTCGCCGCGAGGATCGGCCACGCGGCCTGA
- a CDS encoding MaoC family dehydratase, with protein sequence MQFGRYYEEFEVGATYKHWPGKTVTEYDDHLFCLLTMNHHPLHMDANYAEQTTDFGKNVVVGNYIYSLLLGMSVPDVSGKAIANLEVESLRHVKPTFHGDTIYGETTVLDKMESRSKDDRGVVHVETRGYKQDGTVVCVFRRKVMVPKRSYGDQRGGEQPGRPQPQNS encoded by the coding sequence ATGCAGTTCGGCCGCTACTACGAGGAGTTCGAGGTCGGGGCGACGTACAAGCACTGGCCGGGCAAGACGGTGACGGAGTACGACGACCACCTGTTCTGCCTGCTGACCATGAACCACCACCCGCTGCACATGGACGCCAACTACGCCGAGCAGACGACCGACTTCGGGAAGAACGTGGTGGTGGGCAACTACATCTACTCGCTGCTGCTCGGCATGTCCGTGCCCGACGTCAGCGGCAAGGCGATCGCCAACCTCGAGGTCGAATCGCTCAGGCACGTCAAGCCGACCTTCCACGGCGACACCATCTACGGCGAGACGACCGTGCTCGACAAGATGGAGTCCCGGTCGAAGGACGACCGCGGGGTGGTGCACGTGGAGACGCGCGGCTACAAGCAGGACGGCACGGTCGTGTGCGTCTTCCGGCGCAAGGTGATGGTCCCGAAGAGGTCGTACGGCGACCAGCGCGGCGGCGAGCAGCCGGGCCGGCCGCAACCGCAGAACAGCTAG
- a CDS encoding Hpt domain-containing protein — protein sequence MRTQRDRGGRMGRITADRTGPLPALDPSCLADLAHQLGDVAPARETVLIFLHAVDERRSQLVEAVMAADLAGVRLVAHSLASVSALLGARDLHNLSSHLEASALLRDLDDVTEVWPAFEVALDRAADALRAWLAAAA from the coding sequence GTGAGGACCCAGCGAGACCGGGGAGGGCGGATGGGCCGGATCACTGCTGACCGCACCGGCCCGCTGCCGGCGCTCGACCCCAGCTGCCTGGCCGACCTGGCCCACCAGCTCGGCGACGTCGCTCCGGCCCGCGAGACGGTGCTGATCTTCCTGCACGCGGTCGACGAGCGCCGCAGCCAGCTGGTCGAGGCGGTGATGGCCGCCGACCTGGCCGGGGTGCGCCTGGTGGCGCACAGCCTGGCGTCGGTGAGCGCCCTGCTCGGCGCCCGCGACCTGCACAACCTCAGCTCGCACCTCGAGGCCTCGGCCCTGCTCCGCGACCTGGACGACGTGACCGAGGTCTGGCCGGCCTTCGAGGTGGCCCTCGACCGGGCTGCCGACGCGCTGCGGGCGTGGCTCGCGGCCGCTGCCTAG
- a CDS encoding NUDIX domain-containing protein has translation MGSAGGWSTGGPRVPCVGALVHDDDGRLLVVRRRHEPGAGLWSVPGGRVEAGESDLTAVRREVLEETGLHVTVGLLVGTVVRPGPGGVLYDIRDYACALAVTTSPVAGDDATEVRWADRAELKALDLVDGLWDALHEWGMLPH, from the coding sequence ATGGGCTCCGCGGGCGGCTGGTCGACGGGTGGGCCACGGGTGCCGTGCGTCGGCGCCCTGGTCCACGACGACGACGGCCGGCTGCTCGTCGTGCGGCGCCGGCACGAGCCGGGTGCCGGGCTCTGGTCGGTGCCGGGTGGCCGCGTCGAGGCCGGCGAGAGCGACCTGACGGCCGTACGTCGCGAGGTTCTCGAGGAGACCGGGCTGCACGTCACGGTGGGGCTGCTGGTGGGCACGGTCGTCCGCCCGGGACCGGGTGGGGTGCTCTACGACATCCGGGACTACGCGTGCGCCCTCGCCGTCACGACCTCCCCGGTCGCCGGCGACGACGCCACCGAGGTGCGGTGGGCCGACCGGGCAGAGCTCAAGGCGCTCGACCTGGTCGACGGCTTGTGGGACGCCCTGCACGAGTGGGGCATGCTGCCGCACTGA